In Vibrio atlanticus, the following proteins share a genomic window:
- the fabV gene encoding enoyl-ACP reductase FabV, producing MIIKPRIRGFICTTTHPVGCEANVKEQIAYTKAQGPIANAPKRVLVVGSSSGYGLSSRIAAAFGGGASTIGVFFEKAGTEKKPGTAGFYNSAAFDKLAKEEGLYSKSLNGDAFSNEAKQKTIDLIKEDLGQIDMVVYSLASPVRKMPETGEVIRSSLKPIGETYTSTAVDTNKDAIIEASVEPATEEEIKDTVTVMGGEDWELWINALSEAGVLADGCKTVAYSYIGTELTWPIYWDGALGKAKMDLDRAASALNEKLGQTGGTANVAVLKSVVTQASSAIPVMPLYIAMVFKKMREEGIHEGCMEQIFRMFSQRLYKEDGSAAEVDEVNRLRLDDLELRDDIQEHCRNLWPQITTENLKELTDYVEYKEEFLKLFGFGVDGVDYEADVETAVEFDVADI from the coding sequence ATGATCATCAAACCTCGAATTCGCGGATTCATCTGTACTACAACACATCCAGTCGGTTGTGAAGCTAATGTAAAAGAACAAATTGCTTACACAAAAGCTCAAGGCCCAATCGCAAATGCACCTAAACGTGTACTCGTTGTTGGCTCTTCAAGTGGCTACGGCTTGTCTTCACGTATTGCGGCTGCATTTGGTGGCGGCGCTTCAACTATCGGTGTTTTCTTCGAGAAAGCCGGTACTGAGAAAAAGCCGGGCACAGCTGGTTTTTACAACTCAGCAGCGTTCGATAAGCTAGCTAAAGAAGAAGGCCTGTATTCAAAAAGCCTTAACGGCGATGCTTTCTCTAACGAAGCTAAACAGAAAACAATTGACCTGATCAAAGAAGATCTAGGTCAAATCGATATGGTTGTGTACTCACTGGCATCTCCAGTGCGTAAAATGCCAGAGACTGGCGAAGTGATTCGTTCATCTCTTAAACCTATCGGTGAGACTTACACATCTACAGCGGTAGATACAAACAAAGATGCGATCATTGAAGCAAGCGTTGAGCCTGCTACTGAAGAAGAGATCAAAGACACTGTTACTGTAATGGGCGGTGAAGATTGGGAACTTTGGATCAACGCACTTTCTGAAGCGGGTGTTCTAGCTGACGGTTGTAAGACTGTTGCTTACAGCTACATCGGTACTGAGCTAACGTGGCCAATCTACTGGGATGGCGCGCTAGGTAAAGCTAAGATGGATCTAGACCGTGCAGCGTCAGCGCTTAACGAGAAACTAGGCCAAACTGGTGGTACTGCAAACGTTGCTGTTCTTAAGTCTGTTGTGACTCAAGCAAGTTCTGCAATCCCTGTTATGCCTCTTTACATCGCTATGGTGTTCAAGAAAATGCGTGAAGAAGGCATTCACGAAGGTTGTATGGAACAGATCTTCCGTATGTTCAGCCAACGTTTATACAAAGAAGATGGTAGCGCAGCAGAAGTTGACGAAGTGAACCGTCTACGTCTAGACGACCTAGAACTTCGTGACGACATTCAAGAGCATTGTCGTAACCTATGGCCTCAAATCACAACTGAAAACCTGAAAGAACTGACTGACTACGTAGAGTACAAAGAAGAGTTCTTGAAGTTGTTCGGTTTCGGTGTTGATGGTGTTGATTACGAAGCTGACGTTGAGACAGCTGTTGAATTTGATGTAGCTGACATCTAA
- a CDS encoding TetR/AcrR family transcriptional regulator, which produces MAPRSTTKDKILDVAEGLFAEHGFNDTSLRTITSKANVNLASVNYHFGDKKTLVRAVLNRYLEAFMPALQDALVNLNLNETYSMSDVFESLRQPLRALNDVRPNGTSRFMLLIGRGYTDVQGHLRWFITTRYSEVLTLFTNSVMKANPNLTQEQLFWRLHFTLGTCVFTMASSQALIEIAENDYDRKIDAKAVVDILIPYLAAGMSAKE; this is translated from the coding sequence ATGGCACCAAGAAGTACAACCAAAGACAAAATCTTAGATGTGGCTGAAGGCTTATTTGCTGAGCACGGTTTTAATGACACCTCTTTACGCACGATTACGAGTAAAGCCAATGTCAATCTTGCTTCAGTGAACTACCACTTTGGCGATAAGAAGACTCTGGTTCGTGCGGTACTCAATCGTTACTTAGAAGCATTTATGCCAGCATTGCAAGATGCACTAGTGAACTTAAATTTGAACGAAACGTATTCTATGAGTGACGTGTTTGAGTCTTTAAGACAGCCACTAAGGGCACTCAATGATGTAAGGCCAAATGGTACGAGCCGATTTATGTTACTCATTGGTCGAGGCTATACAGATGTGCAAGGTCATTTGCGTTGGTTCATTACTACTCGTTATAGCGAAGTACTGACTTTGTTTACCAACTCAGTAATGAAAGCTAACCCAAACCTCACTCAAGAACAGTTATTTTGGCGATTGCACTTCACCCTAGGGACTTGTGTATTCACCATGGCATCTAGCCAGGCTCTAATAGAAATTGCAGAGAATGACTATGACAGAAAGATAGATGCTAAGGCAGTGGTCGATATTCTTATTCCATATCTGGCCGCTGGCATGTCAGCAAAAGAATAA
- a CDS encoding IS4 family transposase, with product MTYIEPTLWAQKQFGQAHLNDPRRTQRLVALAASLAEQPGVPVSKLIISPAEMEGAYRFIRNEQIKAEDIAEAGFYVTAQEALEQQTLLALEDTTSLSYSHRSIRDELGHSNQGNRHRAMFVHSTLLFAPDTQSVIGLIEQQRWTRDIEKRGQRHQHATRPYKEKESYKWEQASRHVAERLGDKISDVISVCDREADLFEYLTYKREQQQRFLVRSMQSRCIEEHDNRLYSYASTLLSAGEKVLEIPQKGGRKARKAHLDIKYAPVTLKSPANKKEFDNIPLYYVGCIEQGESGNKLAWHLLTSEPITSKEEALKIVSYYERRWLIEDFHKVWKSEGTEVEQLRMQSKDNLERLSVVLAFIATRLLQLRFMNESDELSKSSCEQVLKGKAWKLMWLKLESKKLPKEAPNISWAYNGIARLGGWKNTKRTGRASIKTLWQGWLRLQTILEGYELAKSLD from the coding sequence ATGACCTATATAGAGCCAACCCTTTGGGCACAAAAACAGTTCGGTCAAGCCCACCTTAATGACCCTAGACGCACTCAAAGACTCGTTGCTCTCGCAGCCTCACTGGCCGAGCAGCCTGGCGTACCCGTCTCGAAACTCATTATCTCCCCTGCTGAAATGGAAGGGGCTTATCGCTTCATCCGTAATGAGCAAATCAAAGCAGAAGATATCGCAGAAGCGGGTTTTTATGTCACCGCACAAGAAGCATTAGAGCAACAAACACTTCTTGCCTTAGAAGACACCACTTCTCTCAGTTACTCCCATCGCAGCATTCGAGATGAACTCGGGCACTCCAATCAAGGCAATCGACATCGCGCCATGTTCGTACACTCAACCTTACTTTTTGCTCCCGACACTCAATCTGTTATTGGTTTAATTGAACAACAGCGCTGGACTCGTGATATAGAAAAGCGAGGTCAAAGGCACCAGCATGCGACTCGACCATACAAAGAGAAAGAAAGTTATAAGTGGGAACAAGCCTCTCGCCATGTCGCTGAGCGACTTGGCGATAAAATTTCGGATGTCATTTCTGTGTGCGATAGAGAAGCCGACCTATTTGAATACCTCACTTACAAGCGAGAGCAACAACAAAGGTTCCTCGTTCGCTCAATGCAAAGCCGCTGTATTGAAGAGCATGATAATCGTCTTTATAGCTATGCCTCTACCCTGTTATCAGCCGGAGAGAAAGTGCTCGAAATACCGCAAAAAGGCGGTCGTAAAGCTCGCAAGGCTCATTTAGATATCAAATATGCCCCCGTGACACTCAAGTCTCCTGCTAACAAGAAAGAGTTCGATAACATTCCGCTTTACTACGTGGGATGTATAGAACAAGGAGAGAGTGGTAATAAGCTCGCATGGCACTTACTGACTTCAGAGCCGATAACGAGCAAGGAAGAGGCACTCAAAATCGTCAGTTATTATGAGCGGCGCTGGCTAATAGAAGATTTTCATAAAGTCTGGAAAAGTGAAGGGACTGAAGTTGAGCAACTGAGAATGCAAAGTAAGGATAACTTAGAAAGGCTCAGCGTCGTTTTGGCTTTTATCGCGACTCGGTTACTCCAGTTGAGGTTTATGAATGAATCAGACGAGTTATCTAAGAGCAGTTGTGAGCAGGTATTAAAAGGCAAAGCGTGGAAGTTAATGTGGCTCAAGTTGGAGAGCAAAAAACTACCGAAAGAAGCGCCTAATATATCATGGGCTTACAACGGTATTGCTCGGTTAGGTGGTTGGAAGAATACCAAGCGAACAGGTCGCGCTTCTATAAAGACGTTATGGCAAGGATGGCTTAGGTTACAAACCATCCTTGAAGGGTATGAACTCGCTAAGTCTCTTGATTAA
- a CDS encoding VCBS domain-containing protein — protein sequence MGNINLNILGLANGVIVLDAQGQVRRLSPGEQPAASDVIVTVETTEESVPNVSARFVDDQGQQNVIDTDDAIAQVQRAIEEGFDPTELGEEFDAAAGEQGSSLTNSGRIERTGAETLASTNFETDGLESQGLSETQSIALFDIIALALVSGETNVIEFEQDEPIETGGALTIDDPDVTFIAKDAEGENGFGSFVVNEDGSWTFVANSPFDELADGEQIQDTTTVQTSDGGEQVITVTIIGTDDAAVATDDSGSVTEDIDVDDITNQLVTSGQIVITDVDSDTPTFSADGEFNLVGSTNESQLGVLSIDPDGAWTYVVNNDDVQYLDDDEFVTEVYTVTASDGTTSEVTITINGADDPSDITVGEGDSDTGEVTEDVDVDQESNNLATSGTLTITDVDDNDVAAFEPNGVFNPEGSTNDTALGFLTITDSGEWTYVVNNDDVQYLDDDEFVTEVYTVTAIDGTTSEVIITINGADDPSEITVGEGDSDMGEVTEDVDVDPESNDLMATGTLTITDVDANDVAAFQPNGTFNPEGSTNDTALGFLTITDGGEWTYVVDNDDVQYLDDDEFVIEVYTVTAIDGTTSEVTVTINGADDPSEITVGEGDSDMGEVTEDVDVDPESNDLMATGTLTITDVDANDVAAFQPNGTFNPEGSTNDTALGMLTITDDGEWTYVVDNDDVQYLDDDEFVTEVYTVTAIDGTTSEVTITINGADDPSEITVGEGDSDVGEVTEDVDVNEDTNELSVSGTLTITDVDTSDMPAFKPNGVFTPVGSTYALALGMLTITPEGAWSYVVDNDAVQYLNDDDTVIERYVVTAIDGVEHVIEITINGVNDAPEATSFTVVNDEDAIIPILFDSEDGGMPDYISDIEDDHDDIPLNIRIESLPTNGSLLYTDENGVTREILQSDVDNGVLFVPNSISFVAGPGEMFEMGFSGDPDDMPELVDGFYNWGVAVSPTERLITLDNGNTITVTIEDNNNKPLKQYQGEQSHVGFGIGDTDGRGMNKQETLVLDFTNNPLGVVDFGLDGLGGSFNTNSNVYVEVLYTFADGTTHTEQYQKDPGDTGNSQLLYDFSYSSPDNLIVGMELSSTGGSWELRYVQGNEAVTEDPQFDYVAVDSNGAESTVETVTIDIEEPQQYNVISAASNEPLYAESGNDLLIGDSGDNIFTWLDSTLDNGTDIIKDFELYTEGAGDLIDLNDLLEDTQDETQMAELLGMIEVSVDGDDIALSIPINGGSDTQTIVVEGIATEMGASVDLGNDLSVLAELIKNDAA from the coding sequence ATGGGAAATATCAACCTAAATATACTAGGTCTTGCGAACGGCGTTATAGTGCTCGACGCTCAAGGCCAAGTTAGACGTTTGTCTCCGGGCGAGCAACCAGCTGCTAGCGACGTCATTGTCACTGTCGAAACAACTGAAGAGAGCGTGCCAAACGTTTCTGCACGGTTTGTCGATGACCAAGGTCAGCAAAACGTGATAGACACTGATGATGCGATCGCTCAAGTTCAACGTGCTATTGAAGAAGGGTTTGATCCAACAGAATTGGGTGAAGAGTTTGATGCCGCCGCGGGTGAGCAAGGCTCAAGTCTAACCAACAGCGGTAGGATTGAACGTACAGGGGCTGAAACTCTGGCTTCAACAAACTTTGAAACTGACGGACTTGAATCTCAAGGGTTGTCCGAAACTCAAAGTATTGCTCTTTTCGATATCATTGCTCTTGCGCTTGTTTCAGGTGAAACCAACGTTATTGAGTTTGAACAGGATGAGCCTATTGAAACCGGGGGCGCTTTAACCATTGACGATCCGGACGTTACCTTTATCGCCAAAGATGCGGAAGGCGAAAATGGGTTCGGGTCTTTTGTTGTTAATGAGGATGGCTCGTGGACATTCGTGGCCAACAGTCCATTTGATGAACTTGCTGATGGCGAGCAAATTCAAGATACGACGACAGTGCAAACCTCTGACGGTGGCGAACAAGTCATCACCGTCACCATCATTGGTACTGATGATGCGGCAGTCGCAACCGATGACTCGGGCAGTGTGACTGAGGACATTGATGTAGATGACATCACCAATCAATTAGTGACGTCTGGTCAGATCGTAATTACAGATGTAGACAGCGACACTCCTACCTTTTCAGCTGACGGTGAGTTTAACCTCGTAGGTTCAACAAACGAATCACAGCTAGGCGTATTGAGCATCGACCCTGATGGTGCTTGGACTTACGTAGTTAACAACGACGATGTTCAGTACTTGGATGACGATGAATTCGTTACTGAGGTTTATACCGTGACAGCCAGTGACGGTACCACTAGCGAAGTGACTATCACTATTAACGGTGCCGATGATCCATCTGACATAACTGTTGGTGAAGGTGATTCAGACACAGGAGAAGTGACTGAGGATGTGGATGTTGATCAAGAGAGCAACAACTTAGCGACGTCAGGGACGCTAACCATCACCGATGTCGACGATAACGACGTCGCTGCTTTCGAACCAAACGGTGTGTTTAACCCAGAAGGTTCGACCAATGATACCGCGTTGGGTTTTTTGACCATTACCGATAGTGGCGAATGGACTTACGTCGTCAACAATGATGATGTGCAATACCTTGACGACGATGAGTTTGTCACCGAGGTTTACACCGTTACTGCGATTGATGGAACCACAAGTGAAGTAATCATCACCATCAACGGTGCTGATGATCCATCCGAAATTACTGTCGGGGAAGGTGACTCAGACATGGGTGAGGTGACGGAAGATGTAGATGTTGACCCGGAGAGTAACGACTTGATGGCGACGGGAACACTGACGATTACCGATGTTGATGCTAATGATGTGGCGGCTTTTCAACCTAACGGAACGTTTAATCCTGAAGGTTCGACCAATGATACCGCTCTGGGTTTTTTGACCATTACCGATGGTGGTGAATGGACTTACGTCGTAGACAACGACGATGTGCAATATCTCGATGACGATGAATTTGTCATCGAGGTTTACACGGTGACTGCGATTGACGGAACCACAAGTGAAGTAACTGTCACCATCAATGGTGCTGATGATCCATCCGAAATTACTGTCGGAGAAGGTGACTCAGACATGGGGGAGGTGACGGAAGATGTCGATGTTGACCCGGAGAGTAACGACTTGATGGCGACGGGAACACTGACGATTACCGATGTTGATGCTAACGATGTCGCGGCTTTTCAACCTAACGGAACGTTTAATCCTGAAGGTTCGACCAATGATACTGCGTTGGGTATGTTGACCATTACCGACGATGGCGAATGGACTTACGTCGTGGACAACGATGATGTGCAATATCTCGATGACGATGAATTTGTCACCGAGGTTTACACGGTTACTGCGATTGACGGAACCACAAGTGAAGTGACCATCACCATCAACGGTGCCGATGACCCATCTGAGATTACGGTTGGGGAAGGTGACTCTGACGTGGGAGAAGTGACAGAGGACGTCGATGTCAATGAAGATACCAACGAACTCTCGGTGTCTGGTACTTTAACGATTACTGACGTCGACACGAGTGACATGCCTGCATTTAAACCTAATGGCGTGTTTACCCCTGTTGGATCTACTTATGCACTTGCACTAGGAATGTTAACGATTACTCCTGAAGGGGCATGGAGTTATGTCGTTGATAACGATGCGGTTCAATACTTGAACGATGACGACACGGTTATTGAGCGATATGTAGTTACCGCCATCGATGGTGTAGAGCATGTTATCGAGATAACAATCAATGGTGTCAATGACGCCCCTGAAGCGACCAGCTTTACGGTCGTTAATGATGAGGACGCGATTATACCTATCCTCTTCGATTCTGAAGATGGCGGCATGCCAGATTATATCTCAGATATAGAAGATGATCATGACGACATTCCACTTAATATTCGGATAGAAAGTTTGCCAACCAACGGCAGCCTTTTGTATACCGATGAAAATGGCGTCACGCGAGAAATTTTGCAGTCTGACGTCGACAACGGTGTGTTGTTTGTCCCAAACAGTATCAGCTTCGTTGCCGGGCCAGGAGAAATGTTTGAAATGGGCTTCAGTGGTGACCCTGACGATATGCCAGAGCTCGTTGATGGTTTCTATAATTGGGGCGTCGCGGTGTCACCAACCGAGAGACTTATTACCCTAGATAACGGCAATACGATTACGGTTACGATTGAAGACAACAATAATAAACCTTTGAAACAGTATCAAGGTGAACAGTCTCATGTCGGTTTTGGTATTGGTGATACCGATGGTAGAGGTATGAACAAACAGGAGACCTTAGTCCTCGATTTTACGAATAATCCATTAGGGGTCGTTGATTTTGGTTTAGATGGTTTGGGTGGTTCATTTAACACCAATAGTAATGTTTATGTTGAAGTACTCTATACCTTTGCTGATGGTACAACGCATACAGAGCAGTATCAGAAAGACCCCGGAGACACCGGAAATAGCCAACTTCTTTATGATTTTAGTTATTCATCACCAGATAATCTGATCGTTGGAATGGAGTTGTCATCGACAGGGGGCAGTTGGGAGTTACGCTATGTCCAAGGTAACGAGGCGGTAACTGAAGACCCGCAGTTTGATTATGTCGCGGTCGACTCTAATGGCGCAGAAAGCACGGTAGAGACGGTCACCATAGATATCGAAGAACCGCAGCAATATAACGTTATTAGTGCAGCGAGTAATGAACCTTTGTATGCCGAGTCAGGCAACGATCTGCTGATTGGAGATAGCGGAGACAACATCTTCACTTGGCTAGACTCTACGCTCGACAATGGGACCGATATCATTAAAGACTTTGAGCTTTATACGGAGGGCGCCGGTGATCTGATTGACCTCAATGATCTACTTGAAGACACACAAGATGAAACTCAAATGGCCGAGCTGCTTGGCATGATTGAAGTGTCTGTTGATGGAGACGATATCGCACTATCGATTCCAATCAATGGCGGCAGTGATACTCAAACCATAGTGGTTGAAGGTATTGCAACGGAAATGGGAGCTTCGGTTGATCTCGGCAATGATCTTTCGGTGCTAGCCGAGTTAATCAAAAATGATGCTGCCTAG
- a CDS encoding TolC family outer membrane protein, producing MKLFKLSIMCCLVAAAPLAAQTLEQSVAITLATNPEIKSIFNEYVSVRKRNDASGGAYRPSIDLDAGIGYEGINPAPNNGPDTDLTRKEATISLTQLLWDGSSTLNDIDRTAAEAESVRLQLIADAEDKALEVTQIYLDAVKATEVLALSESNLAIHKKIYKDIKKRASSGIGSTADVSQVEARIAKAHGNLLAAQNNLIDTHTQFRRVVGQEPLGLIYPRADISWIPLSLSDALVDALDKHPVIKIAAADVDAAHFQYKQSKGVNYPTFSIEASQSWRDDAGGDEGSSQETLAMLRMRYNLYNGGTDSANSEASAYQLNKAKDLRDRAYRQVEEGLRLSWSALDLTLQQKNFLSDHVDSASETVIAYEKQYRIGKRTLLDLLNTENELFEARKDYLDAHYSEQYAKYRVMNATGSLLNALLVDIPEEWTTAVEY from the coding sequence TTGAAATTGTTTAAATTATCCATAATGTGTTGCTTAGTTGCTGCAGCACCACTCGCCGCTCAAACTCTGGAACAGTCTGTGGCTATTACCCTGGCAACGAATCCAGAGATAAAAAGCATCTTTAACGAATATGTGAGCGTTAGAAAGCGTAATGACGCCTCTGGTGGGGCATACAGGCCGAGTATCGACCTTGATGCCGGTATTGGTTATGAAGGTATAAACCCTGCACCAAATAACGGTCCGGACACGGATCTAACAAGAAAGGAAGCAACGATTTCCCTCACTCAATTGCTGTGGGATGGTTCTTCGACTCTGAACGATATTGACCGTACCGCTGCAGAAGCTGAATCAGTTCGTTTGCAATTGATAGCAGATGCCGAAGACAAAGCACTGGAGGTAACACAAATATATCTCGACGCAGTAAAAGCGACTGAGGTACTGGCGCTGTCAGAAAGTAACCTTGCGATACACAAGAAAATCTATAAAGACATAAAAAAACGAGCGAGTTCAGGCATAGGTTCTACCGCAGACGTTTCGCAAGTAGAAGCTAGGATTGCAAAAGCTCATGGTAACTTATTGGCCGCCCAGAATAATTTGATCGACACACATACCCAATTTAGAAGAGTTGTAGGACAAGAACCGCTAGGTCTGATTTACCCAAGGGCCGATATATCTTGGATTCCACTGTCATTGTCAGATGCCCTAGTTGATGCTTTAGATAAACACCCTGTGATTAAAATAGCGGCGGCAGATGTCGACGCAGCACATTTTCAATACAAACAGTCCAAAGGCGTAAACTACCCTACATTCTCTATAGAAGCGTCTCAGTCATGGCGTGATGATGCAGGAGGCGATGAAGGTTCAAGTCAAGAAACGCTCGCAATGCTGAGAATGCGGTATAACTTGTACAATGGTGGTACAGACAGCGCCAATTCAGAAGCTTCTGCTTACCAACTAAATAAAGCGAAAGATCTTAGAGATCGTGCTTATCGCCAAGTCGAAGAAGGACTTCGCCTCTCATGGAGCGCCTTAGATCTCACACTGCAACAGAAAAACTTTTTGTCCGACCATGTTGATTCAGCTTCAGAAACCGTTATCGCCTATGAAAAACAATACCGAATAGGTAAACGTACTCTGCTTGACCTGCTCAATACTGAAAACGAACTGTTTGAAGCACGCAAAGATTATTTGGATGCCCATTATTCGGAGCAGTACGCTAAATACCGAGTGATGAACGCTACAGGTTCTTTATTGAATGCTCTGCTGGTTGATATACCGGAAGAGTGGACAACGGCCGTGGAGTATTAA
- a CDS encoding acyl-CoA dehydrogenase yields MSSLRQKWVSDPAFKLFKKVLPPLSSTEKEAMEAGSVWWDGELFSGKPDFTKLHQYPKPQLTAEEQSFMDNELETLLAMLDDHKIVKEDRDLPEEVWNFLRKERFFSLIIAKGYGGREFSAHANSTIVTKIATRSISTAVSVMVPNSLGPGELLSHYGTQDQKDYWLPRLADGTDIPCFALTGPEAGSDAGGIPDVGTVCMGMHEGKETLGIKLNWNKRYITLAPVATVLGLAFKLHDPEKLLGDKEDIGITCALIPADHEGVVIGERHDPLGLAFMNGPTRGHDVFIPMEWLIGGADYAGKGWRMLVECLSAGRGISLPALGTAMGHLTAKTTGAYAYVRKQFGMSIGKFEGVAESLGRIGGLTYLLEATRTLTTTSLDMKEKPGIVTAIAKYHMTEMARTILNDSMDIHSGRAIQDGPMNYLAAPYLGIPVAITVEGANILTRNLMIFGQGATRCHPYVLSEMEAAANPDEKQGAKDFDSLLFKHISHATKNTFGAFGAALTGSKFIKADMSGPTKPYYQDLTRLSRALAVSADFAMLTLGGELKRKELISARLGDGLSYLYMASAALKKYEDEGRQQADLDYVHYAVQHCFHNAAKSLQEAYRNFPNKMVGKVLKGLVFPVGNHFEKPSDNLTVQLAESLMTPGAHRERLTHLCYIGKEEDDSVGLMENAFNAMYSIKPLERKIFKAVKEGKVARKGLLADKLAQALAADVLTQEEVDQIVAADKLRYTAIQVDHFSHDFSETLTRKELKPKLNSVA; encoded by the coding sequence ATGAGCTCTCTAAGACAAAAATGGGTAAGTGACCCAGCTTTTAAACTCTTTAAAAAAGTACTACCACCCCTATCTAGCACCGAGAAAGAAGCGATGGAAGCGGGTAGCGTGTGGTGGGACGGAGAGCTGTTTTCTGGTAAACCAGATTTCACTAAGCTACACCAATATCCAAAGCCACAGCTGACAGCAGAAGAGCAATCGTTCATGGACAATGAACTTGAAACTCTACTCGCTATGCTTGATGACCACAAAATTGTGAAAGAAGACCGGGACCTTCCTGAAGAGGTGTGGAACTTCTTACGCAAAGAGCGTTTCTTCTCGCTAATTATCGCGAAAGGGTACGGCGGCCGTGAATTTTCGGCGCACGCCAACTCTACAATCGTAACTAAGATTGCAACGCGTAGTATCAGTACCGCGGTTTCGGTAATGGTTCCAAACTCTCTTGGCCCTGGTGAGCTACTGTCTCACTACGGAACTCAAGATCAAAAAGACTACTGGCTTCCACGTCTAGCTGACGGTACAGATATCCCTTGTTTCGCACTAACAGGCCCTGAAGCAGGTTCTGATGCGGGTGGTATCCCTGATGTCGGCACTGTGTGTATGGGCATGCACGAAGGTAAAGAGACACTAGGCATCAAGCTTAACTGGAACAAGCGTTACATTACGCTTGCACCAGTGGCAACGGTACTTGGTTTGGCTTTCAAACTGCACGATCCAGAAAAGCTACTGGGTGACAAAGAAGACATTGGTATCACTTGTGCGCTTATCCCGGCAGACCACGAAGGTGTTGTGATCGGTGAGCGTCATGATCCACTTGGTCTTGCGTTTATGAATGGCCCAACACGCGGTCACGATGTATTTATTCCTATGGAATGGCTAATCGGTGGCGCAGATTACGCAGGTAAAGGCTGGCGTATGCTGGTGGAATGTTTGTCTGCAGGTCGTGGTATCTCATTACCCGCACTTGGTACGGCGATGGGCCACCTAACAGCGAAAACGACCGGCGCATACGCTTATGTTCGTAAGCAGTTCGGTATGTCGATTGGTAAATTTGAAGGTGTTGCAGAGAGCTTAGGCCGTATTGGTGGTTTAACGTATCTATTAGAAGCGACTCGTACACTGACAACCACTTCACTTGATATGAAAGAGAAGCCGGGTATCGTAACGGCTATCGCGAAGTATCACATGACAGAGATGGCTCGTACTATTCTGAATGACTCAATGGATATCCATTCAGGTCGTGCAATTCAAGATGGCCCAATGAACTACTTGGCTGCGCCTTACCTAGGTATTCCAGTTGCTATCACAGTAGAAGGTGCGAACATTCTAACTCGTAACCTGATGATCTTCGGTCAAGGTGCGACACGTTGTCACCCATACGTATTGAGCGAAATGGAAGCGGCAGCGAACCCAGACGAGAAGCAAGGTGCAAAAGACTTTGATAGCTTGTTGTTCAAGCACATCTCTCACGCAACTAAGAACACGTTCGGCGCGTTTGGCGCAGCACTAACTGGCTCTAAGTTCATTAAAGCCGACATGAGCGGTCCAACTAAGCCTTACTACCAAGATTTGACTCGTTTGAGCCGTGCGCTTGCAGTGAGTGCGGATTTCGCAATGCTGACGCTAGGTGGTGAACTGAAACGTAAAGAGCTTATCTCTGCACGTTTAGGTGATGGTCTAAGTTACCTATACATGGCGTCTGCTGCGCTTAAGAAGTATGAAGACGAAGGTCGTCAACAAGCTGACCTAGACTACGTCCACTACGCGGTTCAACACTGTTTCCACAATGCGGCTAAGTCGTTACAAGAAGCGTACCGTAACTTCCCGAACAAGATGGTTGGTAAAGTACTTAAAGGTCTAGTTTTCCCTGTAGGTAACCACTTCGAAAAACCAAGTGATAACCTAACAGTTCAACTAGCAGAAAGCTTGATGACTCCGGGAGCACACCGTGAACGTCTGACTCACCTTTGCTACATCGGCAAGGAAGAGGATGATAGTGTTGGCCTTATGGAGAACGCGTTCAATGCGATGTACAGCATCAAGCCTCTGGAGCGTAAAATCTTCAAAGCAGTGAAAGAGGGCAAAGTGGCTCGTAAAGGCTTGTTGGCAGACAAACTGGCTCAAGCACTTGCTGCTGACGTTCTGACACAAGAAGAAGTCGACCAAATTGTTGCTGCTGATAAACTACGCTATACAGCGATTCAAGTTGACCACTTCAGTCATGATTTTAGCGAAACTTTGACGCGAAAAGAGTTAAAACCTAAGCTAAATAGCGTTGCTTAG